The DNA region TTATATTTTAATAAAATACCTTGACTGTCATAGTAATATGATATATGATGTAATTATGATAAATAATAAATTATCATCAGATCTGCTTCGTGGACATACGGATACGATTATCTTGAAGCTCCTTTTGAGCAGTGATAAGTATGGGTATGAAATAACGAAACTCGTACAAGAACATTCGAAAGGGCTTTATGAGCTAAAAGAAGCCACAATGTACTCAAGCCTTAAACGCCTCGAGAATAATGGTCACATCGTCTCCTATTGGGGTGATGAAAGTCAGGGTGGTAGGCGAAAGTATTACCGTATGACAGCAAGCGGTCGCGATGTATACCAAGACAATAAACGGAACTGGATTTTTTCGAAGGAAGTTCTAGAAAAATTATTATAAGGAGAAAGTATGGAAAACAAACTCAAAACATTTTTAGATGAAACGTTCAAGCCATATGGCAGCTTTCCGGCACGCGCTGAAGTTGAACAAGAACTCCTCGCAAATCTAACTGAAAAGTTTAAT from Candidatus Saccharimonadales bacterium includes:
- a CDS encoding PadR family transcriptional regulator, translating into MINNKLSSDLLRGHTDTIILKLLLSSDKYGYEITKLVQEHSKGLYELKEATMYSSLKRLENNGHIVSYWGDESQGGRRKYYRMTASGRDVYQDNKRNWIFSKEVLEKLL